The Apium graveolens cultivar Ventura chromosome 6, ASM990537v1, whole genome shotgun sequence genome contains a region encoding:
- the LOC141665990 gene encoding uncharacterized protein LOC141665990: MLNAAYGNVVPNADAKKFLHLVEEGRQPLYPGCKKFSHLSFLIRLYNWKCLNGITETAFGEIIELLKEAVPEIRLPKSFNSAKTTIKDLGLNYVKIHACPNDCMLYWGVNEKEVKCRNYGVSRWKAVAQGSENNKIAAKVMRYFPLKPRLQRMFLCKDFSKLMSWHAVDRKKDGKLRHPADGEAWKMMDATYPHFSSDNRNVRLGVASDGFNPYGKMSSTRSIWPIVIVNYNLPPWLNMKPENLILSTITPGPNDPGNNIDVYMQPLIAELKELWNVGVETYDSLTDQNFMLHASVLWTISDFPGYAILSGWSTKGKLACPICNYETSSKYLKHSKKVCYMNHRKFLGPNHKWRSDKRRFNGDVETGETPTMLSGREIEVLLDGYVNTFGKGSKRKVSCETNPWNKRSIFFDLPYWRDNLIRHNLDVMHIEKNICDSILGTLLNMGGKTKDHMNARLDLQESGIRKVLHPITTADGKSYLLQIAFKKTLKPEVAIPLIRLGNFLRDICAKVIETTSSNQFEIPSAETEGYSIGSRKNKEGKDIHLSHDTWITAHRYVLFNYNDKEVEDLIEKHHELMANNENSKRYKRERIHADEICEWFKDEVDKKVEVSREVASLAKGPRRSAKQFSGYVVNGFRFHTRERDHKCTTQNSGVYLTALTTSFASSNDQNPIVGDVGYYGSIEEIFEVDYWGAFNVVLFRCTWYQDDKDSFGFTRVNFNRVCQKHDSFVMSTQVQQVFYIEDPVEKNFYYPVKRISSEFSKIGVGNTIEDDMLGKFSHDTSFRTIIENHENEVTWFRNDVPAKEIAKEVPDGAND, translated from the exons ATGCTGAACGCTGCCTATGGTAATGTGGTACCGAATGCAGATGCAAAAAAATTTCTACATCTTGTCGAGGAAGGAAGACAGCCATTATATCCAGGTTGTAAGAAATTTTCGCATTTAAGTTTCTTAATTAGGCTTTATAACTGGAAGTGTCTTAATGGCATAACCGAGACGGCTTTTGGTGAAATAATAGAGTTATTAAAAGAGGCTGTTCCCGAGATTAGGTTGCCTAAATCTTTTAATTCTGCTAAAACTACCATCAAGGATTTAGGTCTTAACTACGTGAAAATACATGCATGTCCGAACGACTGCATGTTATATTGGGGTGTAAATGAAAAAGAAGTTAAGTGCAGAAATTATGGTGTTTCAAGGTGGAAGGCTGTGGCACAAGGGtcagaaaataataaaattgcagccaaagttatgagatactttccACTAAAACCAAGGCTGCAACGAATGTTTTTGTGCAAAGACTTCTCTAAACTAATGAGCTGGCATGCAGTAGACCGAAAGAAGGACGGAAAGTTACGACATCCGGCTGATGGGGAAGCCTGGAAGATGATGGATGCCACATATCCCCATTTTTCTTCAGATAATCGGAATGTCAGATTAGGTGTAGCTTCTGACGGCTTTAATCCATATGGCAAGATGAGTTCCACTCGCAGTATATGGCCAATTGTTATCGTTAACTACAACCTCCCTCCCTGGTTGAACATGAAACCCGAAAATTTAATCCTCTCAACAATAACACCTGGTCCCAACGATCCCGGAAACAATATCGATGTCTACATGCAGCCGTTGATCGCGGAATTGAAAGAGTTATGGAATGTAGGGGTGGAAACTTATGATTCTTTGACGGATCAGAACTTTATGTTACATGCAAGCGTCTTGTGGACCATTAGTGACTTTCCCGGATACGCAATATTGTCGGGTTGGAGCACAAAAGGCAAATTAGCATGTCCTATATGTAATTATGAGACGTCGTCGAAGTATTTGAAACATAGCAAGAAGGTCTGCTATATGAATCATCGAAAATTCCTAGGCCCCAACCACAAGTGGAGGTCTGATAAGAGACGATTTAATGGCGATGTTGAGACTGGAGAAACTCCTACAATGCTATCTGGGAGGGAAATTGAAGTTCTGTTGGATGGTTATGTGAACACATTTGGAAAGGGAAGTAAACGGAAAGTTAGTTGCGAAACTAACCCTTGGAATAAGAGGTCAATATTTTTCGACTTACCTTATTGGAGAGACAACTTAATTCGACATAACTTGGATGTAATGCACATCGAGAAGAACATATGTGATAGTATCCTAGGCACATTGTTAAATATGGGAGGCAAGACAAAGGATCATATGAATGCTCGATTAGATTTGCAAGAATCTGGTATAAGGAAGGTCCTTCATCCTATCACCACTGCTGATGGAAAATCT TATTTATTACAAATTGCATTCAAAAAAACATTAAAGCCTGAGGTCGCAATACCTTTAATCAGACTTGGAAATTTTTTGAGAGATATATGTGCGAAAGTGATTGAG ACTACGTCATCGAATCAATTTGAAATTCCTAGTGCAGAGACTGAAGGGTACTCTATCGGCTCAAGGAAGAACAAAGAAGGGAAAGATATTCACTTGTCACATGATACGTGGATCACAGCTCACCGATATGTATTATTTAACTATAATGACAAGGAGGTTGAGGACCTAATTGA GAAGCACCATGAATTAATGGCCAACAACGAAAATTCTAAACGGTATAAAAGGGAAAGAATACACGCTGATGAAATTTGTGAATGGTTCAAGGATGAAGTTGATAAAAAAGTCGAAGTTTCCAGGGAAGTGGCATCATTAGCAAAGGGTCCAAGACGATCAGCTAAGCAGTTTAGTGGTTATGTCGTAAATGGATTTAGGTTCCATACAAGAGAAAGAGATCATAAATGTACAACGCAAAATAGTGGAGTGTATTTGACAGCCTTGACAACTAGCTTCGCAAGTTCGAATGATCAAAATCCAATAGTTGGGGATGTAGGTTACTATGGATCGATTGAAGAGATATTTGAAGTTGACTACTGGGGTGCCTTTAATGTTGTCCTGTTTAGGTGCACCTGGTACCAAGATGATAAAGATTCATTTGGTTTTACTCGAGTTAACTTTAACCGAGTTTGTCAAAAACATGATTCTTTCGTTATGTCAACTCAAGTGCAACAGGTTTTTTATATTGAAGATCCTGTTGAAAAGAATTTTTATTATCCTGTTAAGAGGATATCATCAGAGTTTTCGAAAATAGGCGTTGGAAATACAATTGAAGACGACATGCTTGGGAAGTTTTCACATGACACTAGCTTTCGTACCATAatagaaaatcatgaaaatgaaGTTACATGGTTCAGAAATGATGTCCCTGCGAAGGAAATTGCAAAGGAAGTTCCAGATGGAGcgaatgattaa
- the LOC141663749 gene encoding LRR receptor-like serine/threonine-protein kinase EFR has translation MTFPFIIFLILLLFATSKVYVTAFSSNDTDHQALLSFKDSVKDDPLGALDSWNNSIHFCEWHGVTCSRRRQRVTALNLSSQHLVGTLSPHIGNLSFLRLFYLYENNFGGSIPNEIGRLVRLQHLSLRNNLFNGVFPDLSHCIDVRFIALSRNNLKGELPNEFASWSRLYALNLGNNHFSGSIPPSIGNLSSLRFLDLRFNNLSGYIPPEVAHLAKLEILVLGVNNLSGIVPRLLYNISSLNTLDLTLNKLEGVLPDLGFTLPKLQEFYISGNRFSGPIPPSIANASNLVTFEISYNNITGPIPNNLGSLPLLQHLGLAQNPLGAYMPPNDWSFVNSLANCTYLNYLDLSQSGLRGEFPSSIVNLSTTIEQLYMTDNHISGSIGRDIGKLVNMRVLSLSINLLTGSIPESIGELSKLGKLSLNRNSISGAIPTSISNLTQLVVLSLGHNTLQGIIPTQLFIPTLQKIFLLDNRLGGEIPEQVVFSSQCLYLYLSQNLFTGSLPSNIGSLKQLVELTVSDNRLTGGIPDTLSGCLMLQELLMGKNHFQGNIPSSFKALKNLRFLDLSVNNISGIIPSFFDRYHQIEYLNLSHNKLGGEVPRENVFLNSSAFSVVGNLELCGGIQALNLPPCPIKVSRSKKTTFSLKILLILVLVPPGLLLACIAFIFYQRRNSKKLNDPIPVLKDSQYPQLSYQDLLVATNEFSPNNLLGEGRYGSVYKGVLKSVEHVEHVVAVKVLNIEIRGANKTFLAECETLRNTRHRNLIKIITACSSIDHKGNDFKALVFEFMSYGSVDNWLHPSPSYKGNERNLTLLQRLDISIDVALGVDYLHHHSHESIIHSDIKPSNILLDEDFVAHIGDFGLARFSFATNDGNQTHMSSTGVRGTIGYVPPEYGMCAERSAEGDVYSFGIFLLEMFSGKRPTESILVDTESNLHDHVRKALPQRVMAITDPRIVLEQQEHGLIANQFYSRAAMEVCLASVFEVGVLCSEETPRKRIDISRATKQLHLARDKLLQRKQ, from the exons ATGACTTTCCCATTCATCATTTTCTTGATTCTTCTGTTATTCGCAACGTCTAAAGTTTATGTGACTGCATTTTCAAGCAATGACACTGATCACCAAGCTCTTCTTTCTTTCAAGGATTCGGTAAAAGATGATCCGTTGGGTGCGCTAGACTCATGGAACAATTCCATCCACTTCTGTGAGTGGCATGGCGTTACATGCAGTCGCAGACGACAGAGGGTAACAGCACTTAACCTCAGCTCGCAACACTTGGTAGGCACATTATCTCCCCATATTGGAAACCTATCCTTTCTCAGGCTATTTTACCTCTATGAAAACAACTTTGGCGGCTCAATCCCAAATGAAATTGGTCGTCTGGTTCGCCTGCAACATCTTTCTCTGCGAAACAATTTATTTAATGGTGTATTTCCTGATTTGAGTCATTGTATAGATGTCAGATTCATTGCTTTATCTCGTAACAATCTTAAAGGAGAACTGCCCAATGAGTTTGCTTCTTGGTCTAGACTTTACGCATTGAACCTTGGAAACAATCATTTTAGTGGATCAATTCCACCTTCAATCGGGAATCTCTCATCTCTTCGTTTTCTTGATCTGCGCTTTAATAATCTGTCAGGCTACATACCTCCAGAAGTTGCACATCTTGCAAAgttagagattctggttttagGAGTAAACAATTTGTCGGGTATTGTTCCCCGTTTACTATACAACATTTCATCCCTCAATACTCTTGATCTAACCCTGAATAAGTTAGAAGGAGTGCTTCCAGATTTAGGCTTCACCCTTCCAAAATTGCAAGAATTCTACATTTCAGGGAACAGATTTTCGGGCCCTATTCCACCGTCGATAGCTAATGCCTCCAATCTTGTTACCTTTGAAATATCATATAACAATATTACTGGGCCTATACCAAACAATTTGGGAAGCCTTCCTCTTCTTCAACATTTAGGTTTGGCTCAGAATCCACTTGGAGCATATATGCCTCCTAATGATTGGAGCTTCGTCAATTCTTTGGCTAATTGTACCTATTTAAATTATTTAGACTTAAGCCAGAGTGGTTTAAGAGGGGAGTTCCCGAGTTCCATTGTAAATCTCTCCACCACAATAGAGCAACTCTATATGACTGATAATCACATATCCGGAAGCATAGGTCGGGATATTGGAAAACTTGTGAACATGAGAGTGCTTTCGTTGTCTATAAACTTGTTGACAGGGTCCATTCCAGAATCAATTGGAGAGTTATCGAAACTAGGCAAACTATCATTGAATAGAAACAGCATTTCAGGAGCAATTCCAACTTCCATTAGCAACCTTACTCAGTTAGTTGTACTCAGTTTAGGACATAATACGCTCCAAGGAATCATACCTACTCAATTGTTCATCCCAACTTTGCagaaaatatttcttcttgacaACAGACTTGGCGGTGAAATACCTGAACAAGTTGTGTTTTCTTCCCAATGTCTTTACCTTTATCTGTCCCAAAATTTATTCACAGGATCATTACCATCAAACATCGGAAGTTTGAAGCAGTTGGTTGAACTAACTGTTTCTGACAACAGACTAACAGGAGGTATACCGGATACTCTAAGTGGATGTTTGATGTTGCAGGAGCTCTTGATGGGAAAAAATCATTTTCAAGGCAATATTCCATCTTCTTTTAAGGCGTTGAAGAATCTTCGATTTCTAGACCTCTCAGTTAATAATATCTCTGGGATTATTCCAAGTTTTTTTGACCGGTATCATCAAATTGAATACCTAAATCTTTCTCACAACAAACTTGGAGGTGAAGTGCCTAGAGAAAATGTTTTTTTAAATAGTAGCGCCTTTTCAGTTGTTGGAAATTTGGAGCTGTGTGGAGGTATTCAAGCACTAAATTTGCCTCCCTGCCCTATAAAAGTCTCAAGGAGTAAGAAAACAACATTTTCGCTGAAAATATTACTAATCCTAGTTCTTGTACCCCCTGGTCTCTTGTTAGCATGCATTGCCTTCATTTTCTATCAACGTCGAAACTCCAAGAAGTTGAATGACCCCATTCCGGTATTAAAGGATAGCCAATATCCCCAACTTTCGTACCAAGACCTTTTAGTCGCTACAAATGAGTTTTCTCCAAACAATTTGCTTGGAGAAGGAAGATACGGTTCTGTTTACAAAGGAGTTCTCAAATCAGTGGAACATGTGGAACATGTAGTTGCTGTAAAGGTACTAAACATTGAAATACGTGGAGCCAACAAGACATTTTTGGCAGAGTGTGAAACATTAAGGAACACGCGTCATCGGAATCTTATCAAGATCATCACAGCATGCTCTAGCATTGATCATAAGGGCAACGACTTCAAGGCATTAGTTTTTGAGTTCATGAGTTATGGGAGTGTGGATAACTGGTTGCATCCAAGTCCATCCTATAAAGGAAATGAAAGAAACTTGACTCTACTTCAAAGACTAGATATTTCCATTGATGTTGCACTAGGAGTGGATTACCTACATCATCATAGTCATGAAAGTATCATTCATTCCGACATAAAGCCAAGTAACATTCTTCTTGACGAGGATTTTGTTGCTCATATTGGTGATTTTGGTTTGGCGAGGTTTTCTTTCGCTACAAATGATGGCAATCAAACACATATGAGTTCAACTGGTGTACGTGGAACAATTGGATATGTTCCTCCAG AATATGGAATGTGTGCAGAGAGATCGGCAGAGGGGGATGTGTATAGCTTTGGAATTTTTCTACTAGAAATGTTCTCAGGAAAGCGGCCTACAGAAAGCATATTAGTGGACACTGAAAGTAATCTACATGACCATGTGAGGAAAGCACTCCCGCAAAGAGTGATGGCCATTACTGATCCACGAATCGTACTAGAACAACAAGAACATGGATTGATTGCCAATCAATTCTACAGCAGGGCTGCTATGGAAGTATGCctggcatcagtatttgaagttGGGGTATTATGTTCAGAAGAGACACCAAGAAAACGCATTGATATTAGTCGTGCTACTAAACAGTTACATTTGGCAAGAGACAAACTACTGCAGCGCAAGCAATAA